From Papaver somniferum cultivar HN1 unplaced genomic scaffold, ASM357369v1 unplaced-scaffold_99, whole genome shotgun sequence, the proteins below share one genomic window:
- the LOC113346301 gene encoding selenoprotein K-like: MAYVEGGVVKSKRSIWRLRTITDFFRSIIDFIMVFFTTMFSMDKSDAYKKNSGSGKKWDGDGPGGGPGRGPYGGGPRGPPRGMDNVRGIDHSSLPACGSCCG, encoded by the exons ATGGCATACGTCGAAGGAG GTGTTGTGAAATCGAAGCGATCAATCTGGCGGTTGAGAACAATCACTGATTTCTTCAGGTCCATTATAGACTTCATTATGGTGTTCTTCACGACAATGTTCTCG ATGGACAAATCAGATGCTTACAAGAAAAACTCAGGTTCTGGGAAGAAATGGGATGGTGATGGTCCTGGAGGTGGTCCTGGAAGAGGTCCATATGGTGGTGGCCCGCGGGGACCTCCACGTGGAATGGACAATGTTCGGGGGATTGACCATA GCTCACTCCCTGCCTGTGGCTCTTGCTGCGGCTAA